One Acaryochloris marina S15 DNA segment encodes these proteins:
- a CDS encoding alpha/beta fold hydrolase, with product MALFTKNQKSFELCLESNKKQIVKAAYQDEGRGPVVLLLHGFLSESSCWRAVTQILKNKYRCISLDLLGFGESSKPEIDYKIESQVSYIHHFMKALCIDSFYIIGHSLGGWIAASYALKYKESVLGLVLAAPAGISEELDKYQILKPLSWETPIIDWVLNLVSVFSSIFKKKETVNTIKHYRYQLLYEPIMKAWFRRIFKGEMSTELIDRSIQDISSATLIIAAEKDLTIPFWYCQAYEDKIPNAQLKVIAEANHQLPTDNGTLVAELFDDFVNNLINEKSVIPNPT from the coding sequence ATGGCCCTATTCACTAAAAATCAAAAGTCATTTGAATTATGCTTAGAATCGAATAAGAAACAAATAGTGAAAGCTGCATACCAGGATGAAGGAAGAGGGCCTGTTGTTTTGCTTCTACATGGTTTCTTATCTGAATCAAGCTGTTGGAGAGCTGTAACTCAGATATTAAAGAATAAGTATCGATGTATTAGTTTAGATCTTCTAGGGTTTGGTGAATCATCTAAGCCAGAGATTGATTACAAGATTGAGTCACAAGTCTCATATATACATCACTTCATGAAGGCTTTATGTATTGACTCTTTCTATATTATTGGTCATTCTCTTGGAGGCTGGATTGCTGCTAGCTATGCTTTAAAATATAAAGAATCAGTATTAGGACTTGTCTTGGCTGCCCCTGCTGGAATCTCAGAAGAATTAGACAAGTACCAAATACTCAAACCCTTGTCATGGGAAACTCCTATAATTGATTGGGTTCTTAACTTAGTCTCTGTCTTTTCTTCTATTTTCAAGAAGAAAGAGACTGTAAATACTATTAAACATTATCGATATCAGTTGCTTTATGAACCTATTATGAAGGCTTGGTTTCGTCGTATATTTAAAGGGGAAATGAGCACTGAGCTAATTGATAGAAGTATACAAGATATTTCATCAGCAACATTGATTATTGCAGCTGAGAAGGATCTCACTATTCCTTTTTGGTATTGCCAAGCATATGAGGATAAAATCCCGAACGCTCAATTAAAAGTTATTGCAGAGGCAAATCACCAATTGCCTACAGATAATGGAACTTTAGTTGCTGAATTATTTGATGATTTTGTGAATAACTTAATAAATGAAAAATCTGTCATTCCTAATCCTA
- a CDS encoding tetratricopeptide repeat protein — protein sequence MTWATLAILPANAEQTLKPSELPAELLVEAGNRKNELQDHEGAIADYNAALKIKPDYARAFFNLGVVACNTGDTKNEIRYFTKAFELVPSDYEALIGRGMARLKLGEIEKAKEDFNASLRLNSKDKRTYIGLGIVEKRNGDFTEALTNIDKAIQLDPTFSASYHERALVYQRMSRLFSRKFFAQAAIADYKKAIKLAPENLDAYLDRAILYLEFGLARLAISDYEKAIELLAEQNQVAAVKEMKDSLLS from the coding sequence TTGACCTGGGCAACTCTTGCAATCCTCCCGGCAAACGCAGAGCAGACCCTGAAACCATCCGAGCTGCCCGCAGAACTATTGGTTGAAGCGGGGAATCGCAAAAACGAACTGCAAGATCACGAAGGTGCGATCGCAGATTACAACGCAGCCCTTAAGATCAAGCCTGATTATGCCCGAGCATTTTTTAATCTAGGGGTAGTTGCCTGTAATACAGGGGATACCAAAAACGAGATCAGATATTTCACGAAAGCGTTCGAGCTTGTCCCTTCAGATTACGAAGCTCTTATAGGAAGAGGCATGGCCCGGTTAAAGCTGGGAGAAATTGAAAAGGCTAAGGAAGATTTCAACGCCTCGCTGAGGCTAAACTCCAAGGACAAACGGACCTATATAGGTTTGGGAATAGTTGAGAAACGTAATGGCGACTTTACTGAAGCTCTTACGAATATCGACAAGGCCATACAGCTAGATCCAACATTCTCAGCGTCCTACCACGAAAGGGCCTTGGTGTATCAGCGGATGTCTCGGCTGTTTTCAAGAAAGTTTTTTGCCCAGGCGGCAATCGCTGATTATAAAAAAGCCATCAAGTTGGCCCCGGAGAATTTAGATGCCTATCTCGATAGGGCTATTCTGTATCTTGAATTTGGTCTAGCTCGGCTTGCGATCTCAGATTATGAAAAAGCAATTGAACTTCTAGCTGAACAAAATCAAGTGGCTGCAGTCAAGGAGATGAAAGATTCCTTATTGAGTTGA
- a CDS encoding pentapeptide repeat-containing protein, which yields MKFPRVILNPKQRNNILGALLIIVFLSLFGSLRSTLWPGGWGIEKGKSVTTETVQSDQTDKLGKPVKTTRTTTFDDGKTFWDWMSLLGVPLTLAILGVLFQQIQLKQAEAAAREQRELASEEAKEEILQGYFDRLSVLLVDKNLLAISAKVRDTKSSGEGESQQLPDGIREEQELLDSSLDVIRARTLSILRRFEDDSVRKGSVMRFLIEAHIISRLELNLSSSELSKANLYGANLYGANLEEAKLYGANLKGANLQGANLKGAYLKGANLEEANLYRANLKGANLKGAKLYGANLKGANLKGAYLEEAKLYRANLEGANLKGAYLYGANLQVANLQGANLEEAKLYRANLEGANLKGADLEGAKLKGADLQGANLEEAKLYRANLEGAKLKGADLQGANLEEAKLYRANLEGAKLYRANLEGANLKGADLEGANLKGADLKGADLKGADLKGVLEITPAQVKAALNWQIATYSDPFRQKLGLPKAKNPSSS from the coding sequence ATGAAGTTTCCTAGAGTAATACTCAACCCCAAACAAAGGAATAACATCCTTGGGGCATTACTCATCATTGTATTTTTGTCTCTGTTTGGGAGCCTAAGATCAACGCTATGGCCCGGTGGCTGGGGGATTGAGAAAGGGAAGTCTGTTACAACTGAAACGGTTCAATCTGACCAAACAGATAAGTTGGGCAAGCCTGTAAAGACAACTAGAACAACCACATTTGACGATGGAAAGACATTTTGGGATTGGATGAGCCTTCTGGGAGTGCCACTGACATTAGCAATTCTTGGGGTGTTATTTCAGCAAATACAGCTAAAGCAAGCTGAAGCAGCAGCAAGAGAGCAGCGAGAGCTGGCTTCTGAGGAAGCAAAGGAAGAAATTCTTCAAGGATACTTTGACAGACTATCAGTACTCTTGGTTGACAAGAATTTGCTGGCTATTTCTGCAAAGGTCCGTGACACCAAGAGTTCAGGCGAAGGAGAATCACAACAACTGCCCGATGGAATACGGGAAGAGCAAGAGCTATTAGATTCTTCATTGGATGTTATTCGAGCCAGGACATTATCTATCCTGCGGAGATTTGAAGATGACTCAGTAAGAAAAGGTAGTGTTATGCGTTTTTTGATAGAAGCGCATATCATTAGCAGACTTGAGCTGAACCTCAGCAGTTCCGAGTTATCCAAAGCCAATCTCTACGGGGCCAATCTCTACGGGGCCAATCTCGAAGAGGCCAAGCTCTACGGGGCCAATCTCAAAGGGGCCAATCTCCAAGGGGCCAATCTCAAAGGGGCCTATCTCAAAGGGGCCAATCTCGAAGAGGCCAATCTCTACAGGGCCAATCTCAAAGGGGCCAATCTCAAAGGGGCCAAGCTCTACGGGGCCAATCTCAAAGGGGCCAATCTCAAAGGGGCCTATCTCGAAGAGGCCAAGCTCTACAGGGCCAATCTCGAAGGGGCCAATCTCAAAGGGGCCTATCTCTACGGGGCCAATCTCCAAGTGGCCAATCTCCAAGGGGCCAATCTCGAAGAGGCCAAGCTCTACAGGGCCAATCTCGAAGGGGCCAATCTCAAAGGGGCCGATCTCGAAGGGGCCAAGCTCAAAGGGGCCGATCTCCAAGGGGCCAATCTCGAAGAGGCCAAGCTCTACAGGGCCAATCTCGAAGGGGCCAAGCTCAAAGGGGCCGATCTCCAAGGGGCCAATCTCGAAGAGGCCAAGCTCTACAGGGCCAATCTCGAAGGGGCCAAGCTCTACAGGGCCAATCTCGAAGGGGCCAATCTCAAAGGGGCCGATCTCGAAGGGGCCAATCTCAAAGGGGCCGATCTCAAAGGGGCCGATCTCAAAGGGGCCGATCTCAAAGGGGTGCTAGAAATCACACCAGCACAAGTAAAAGCAGCTTTGAACTGGCAGATAGCCACCTATTCAGATCCGTTTCGCCAAAAACTAGGACTTCCCAAAGCCAAAAATCCTTCATCTTCATAG
- a CDS encoding pentapeptide repeat-containing protein, whose amino-acid sequence MTLILEQRQIILECTLSEVTLIGANLIGASLSEANLSEANLIGANLSTVDLIGANLIGASLSEANLSEANLSEANLSTVDLSEANMSEANLRKANLSGANLYRANLRKVNLTQVNLIRAVLNGANLRRANLYRANLNGANLRKAKDITPDQVKEATNWEQATYSDDFKAELGLTAIPEESTENPEEQPPPQN is encoded by the coding sequence GTGACACTAATTCTGGAGCAGCGTCAAATAATTCTGGAATGTACATTGAGTGAGGTTACCCTGATTGGGGCTAACCTGATTGGGGCTAGTCTGAGCGAGGCTAATCTGAGCGAGGCTAATCTGATTGGGGCTAACTTGAGTACAGTTGACCTGATTGGGGCTAACCTGATTGGGGCTAGTCTGAGCGAGGCTAATCTGAGCGAGGCTAATCTGAGCGAGGCTAACCTGAGTACAGTTGACCTGAGTGAGGCTAACATGAGTGAGGCTAATCTGCGTAAGGCTAACTTGAGTGGGGCTAACCTGTATAGGGCTAATCTGCGTAAGGTTAACCTTACTCAGGTTAACCTGATTAGGGCTGTCCTGAATGGGGCTAATTTGCGTAGGGCTAACCTGTATAGGGCTAACCTGAATGGGGCTAATTTGCGTAAGGCTAAAGACATCACCCCAGACCAGGTCAAGGAAGCCACGAACTGGGAACAGGCAACCTACAGTGATGACTTCAAAGCCGAACTAGGACTAACAGCCATCCCTGAAGAATCCACAGAAAACCCTGAAGAACAGCCCCCACCCCAAAATTAA
- a CDS encoding thermonuclease family protein: MPNLRQLLSILLPPLLLGCSPPPSTTTNDINPVKTISYTVVSTGDGDTLKVQSQDGTSSKVRVGCIDAPESSQEYGPEAGQRLKVLLPSGATIELREIDIDQYGRTVAEIYSEGKSVGLQLVREGYSVVYHRYLDGCSDTADQYVAAEEEARSQRLNFWSQSDPVMPWDYRRGKR; the protein is encoded by the coding sequence ATGCCAAATCTAAGACAGCTACTCTCTATCCTCCTTCCCCCTCTCCTTCTAGGATGCAGCCCACCCCCCAGCACCACGACCAACGACATTAATCCGGTAAAGACAATCTCCTACACGGTTGTCAGCACTGGCGATGGCGATACCCTCAAAGTGCAATCTCAAGACGGTACATCGAGCAAAGTCCGTGTTGGATGTATTGATGCGCCTGAGTCCTCGCAGGAGTATGGACCGGAGGCAGGCCAAAGACTCAAGGTATTGCTACCCAGTGGAGCAACAATCGAGCTTCGGGAAATTGATATTGATCAATATGGTCGAACAGTGGCGGAGATCTATTCTGAGGGGAAATCGGTTGGGCTTCAGCTTGTCCGTGAAGGATATTCCGTGGTGTATCACCGTTACTTGGATGGGTGTTCTGATACAGCAGATCAGTATGTTGCTGCTGAGGAAGAGGCCAGATCTCAGAGATTGAATTTTTGGAGCCAGAGTGATCCGGTGATGCCGTGGGACTATCGGAGAGGGAAGCGGTAA
- a CDS encoding ParA family protein: MPKQAPTLVPLALAGGQGKTTIALMTGRILASYGIPVLFVDADPQASLTAFLGVDPEDRPTLLEVLTRSPDKLPLFKAIHAVPESENIFLIPSTDELENANHSLAASPSSINVLRNRIQQVGEQVKKEEKITSNFGIIIIDPPPERSHLALTSLGSGDCWVICAEANIKGVQSLKRTKGLIETCQSMVPAGELIGTIPFRAKWTGLNPTKVTRTNIEVMEVLVGKDLMLPHVLESDIYKRAIDEQTLPGTLGYEHLEFPLRSLIERMRPSLGKYAKSIPVLNTEEN; encoded by the coding sequence ATGCCCAAACAAGCACCGACTCTTGTTCCTCTAGCGCTAGCAGGAGGACAAGGTAAAACCACAATTGCATTAATGACTGGGAGGATATTAGCGAGTTATGGCATCCCTGTACTATTTGTGGATGCAGATCCACAAGCAAGTCTTACAGCTTTTCTTGGTGTAGACCCAGAAGATCGCCCAACTCTCTTGGAAGTTCTAACGCGATCTCCCGACAAACTACCTTTGTTCAAAGCCATACATGCTGTTCCAGAAAGTGAAAATATTTTTCTTATTCCATCTACTGATGAACTAGAGAATGCAAACCACTCATTAGCAGCATCACCATCAAGTATCAATGTACTAAGAAATCGAATTCAACAAGTTGGCGAACAGGTAAAGAAAGAAGAAAAAATCACATCCAATTTTGGGATTATCATCATTGACCCACCCCCAGAACGCTCACACCTTGCTCTCACTTCTCTGGGTAGTGGCGACTGCTGGGTTATTTGTGCCGAAGCTAATATTAAAGGTGTTCAATCACTCAAAAGAACAAAAGGATTAATTGAAACTTGTCAGTCAATGGTTCCTGCAGGTGAATTAATTGGGACAATACCTTTTCGAGCGAAATGGACTGGTTTGAACCCAACTAAAGTCACGAGAACCAACATTGAAGTCATGGAAGTCCTCGTTGGGAAAGATTTAATGCTTCCCCATGTATTAGAAAGTGATATTTACAAACGTGCAATAGACGAGCAAACTTTACCAGGAACACTGGGATATGAGCATTTAGAATTTCCGCTAAGGAGTCTTATCGAAAGAATGAGACCCTCACTCGGAAAATACGCGAAGTCAATTCCAGTCTTGAATACGGAGGAAAATTAA